The Rufibacter sp. DG15C region ACTGGGGCACTGCACCATGTACAGAAGAAAAAGCAAAGCAGTCAACGCCTTCCTGTTGATGGCTGGCCAAGTGGCTTTGAGGAACGCTTCCACCACTAGGTACAGCCCTGCCGCAAATCCTAGGATCATGAAAAAAGAGACGATGCGGTAACCTGCAAAGGAGCTGTAGCGCAAAGGATTCAACTGCAATATGGCTGTCCCGAAGTACCTGCCCGACCAATTCATGTAGGTCTCTTTTTGAATGGCCCAGAATCCCTGCTTGGTGTCTCTTAGGGCATAGCCATAGTCATCGGCGGCTGGGTGAATATATTGAGTGAGCCAAAGCAGGACACCTAGCGCCAGTAGGGCCAGAAGGATGAGAGAGGTGAATACCCATTTTTCTTTGAAGAAAGAGGAAATCCTCATGACGGTACTTCGGTTCTGGCTTAGTGAGAGATTCTGTCTGGTGACGAGGTCAAATATAGTCTTTCCTGTTTTAAAAGCGCAGAAGGGTTTTGGCTGTTATCCGTAGAAAGAGCAAATTACAGCTTCATTTGATTCTTACGTGTATGGCATATACTCCCTCACCAACGCGCTACAGCGCCATGGAATACCGCCGCTGTGGCACCAGCGGTTTGCAATTACCTGCTCTGTCTCTGGGGCTATGGCACAACTTCGGGCATGTAGATGTGCTGGAGAACTCCCGCCAGATCCTGCATGATGCCTTTGACGCCGGCGTCACCCATTTTGACCTGGCTAATAACTACGGTCCCCCGCCCGGCTCCGCAGAGGAGAACTTTGGGAAGATTCTGCACGAGGATTTCAGAGGCTACCGAGACGAGCTGATTATTTCCACCAAGGCCGGTTACCGCATGTGGGACGGTCCGTATGGTGAGTGGGGTTCCAGAAAGTACCTTATCTCTAGCCTGGACCAGAGCCTCAAGCGCATGCAGCTGAATTACGTGGACATATTCTACAGCCATCGTCCAGACCCCAACACACCTCTGGAAGAGACCATGGGTGCCCTGGATTCCATCGTGCGCCAAGGCAAGGCCCTATATGTGGGCATTTCTAACTATGAAACTCCGGAGGCTACCCGGGCTATTGAGATTCTGAAGGAGTTAGGAACACCTTGCCTCATCCACCAACCTAAGTATTCTATGTTTGTGCGCTGGGTAGAGGAAAGTTTGCTGGACTTGCTAGAACAGCAGGGTGTGGGTTGTATTCCGTTTTCACCGTTGGCGCAGGGTCTGCTCACCAATAAGTACTTAAAAGGCATTCCGGAGAACTCGCGAGCTGCCAAACCACATGGTTTCTTGCAGGAAGAGGAAATTACGCCAGAAAGGGTGCAGCAGATTAATCGATTGAATGAAATAGCCCAAAGCCGCGGCCAGTCTTTGGCGCAAATGGCCCTGGCCTGGCTGTTGAAAGACCCACGGGTGACGTCTGTCTTGATAGGGGCTAGTACCCCGGCGCAATTAGCAGACTCGCTTAAGTGCATGCAAAATACAAAGTTCAGCTCTGATGAACTGTCACAGATAGAAGCTATTCTGGAAAATAAGTAAAGCCGTTTTTGACTTATTTTCCAGAAAACAGGCTAAAAACGAACGGCTCCACCTAAATGCAGGTGGAGCCGTTCGTTTTTATAAAGTGCTTTTAAATAGCAGGGTTTGCTTTATAAGCCTCCCACAACTCGTCTACGGTTTTGCCAGTAAGGGCTTGCCAGACTTCAGGGGTGTAGTTTTGGTTGCGCATATGGGCGTCTAAAGTGTCCACTAATTTCTTGTTTATCTTTTTCTCAGCCCAGAGCAGAAAGCGGGCGGTGATGCGGTAGCTGTTAGTGTAATGGTGCTTGTCAGTGAGTTCAGGCAGAGACCAGTTGGCACTGGCATTATCCACGCCGTATGCATGACGTACATAGTCCGCAATCCCTTCGGTAAGCCAGCCCGGTCCGCTATTGGGCGGATAGGCTTGCACTAGGTGCATGGCCTCATGGGTGATCACGTCAATGTCGCCGGGACGTTTGTGCAACCAGGCAGAAGCGATGGTGATCTTGCCGTCGTGCGCATAGGCCACGCCCGCATAGACGGTGTCTATGGTGAGCGTCACGTGTTTGACGGTATTCTTGTTGAACCGCTTGGCTTCTTTGGGGTAGACCTTGAAAAAGGCGTTCACCAATTTGTCTTGGATGGTCGGCTCAAACGTTGGGTCCTGGTTCACAAACGTAAGGGTGTACTTTCCTTTTTTGATAGTCGTAGTCTGGGCAGTGGCTTGATGATGCATAAAGCCGAGGGCAAAAACTAAGAGAAGGAAGAGTGCATTTTTCATTCAATGTAATTCTTGTGAAGAGAGCGTTTTCTTCTTTTCTGTCATCTTGGAAAGATCTTGTGGGCAGGCTGTAGTAGCGTTTATTGAAGCACTTGTATAGCTTGCTCACAAGGTCCTTTCAGGATGATAAAAGAAAGAGTATAGTGGTGATAGTAGGATTTTTACTCCTTTACTGCTTCGGGGAGAACGAATATGGGAAGGCGCTTTCTTGGGTGCCGCGGTTGGTGTTGGGCTTATCCGTCATGTCAAACTTGAGACGGCCCCCTTTCATCAGGTCGAAATGGTCCACCCAGTTCTTGTCATAGCTTTTGCCGTTCACCTTTAACTCCTGCACATAGCGATTTTGGTCGCTGTTCTTAGGGGCTTCAATCTCCACCTTCTTGCCGTTCTCTAGCGTCAACGTCATCTTCTGGAAAAGCGGCGCGCCCAAAACGTACTGCGTGGTGCCGGGGCAAACCGGGTAGAAGCCCATAGCGCTGAACACGTACCAAGCACTGGTCTGACCGTTGTCCTCATCTCCGCAGTAGCCGTCTGGGGTGGGCTTGTACATGCGGTTCATGGTTTCGCGGGTCCAGTACTGGGTTTTCCAGGGGGCACCCGCAAAGTTGTATAGGTAAATCATGTGCTGGATGGGCTGGTTGCCGTGCGCGTACTGGCCCATGTTGGCAATCTGCATCTCTTTGATTTCATGAATCACACTGCCGTAATAGCTCTCATCAAACACTGGTGGCAAGGTAAATACAGAGTCCAGCTTCTTCACGAAGTTTTCTTTGCCGCCCATCAAATTCACCAGCCCCTGCACGTCATGAAACACGCTCCAGCTGTAGTGCCAGCTGTTGCCCTCGGTGAAGGCGTCTCCCCACTTGAACGGATTGAACGGCGATTGGAAGGTGCCGTCCTGGTTTTTACCGCGCATCAAACCAGTGCTCGGGTCAAACAGATGGCGATAATTCTGGCTCCGTTTAGCGTACAAGTCAATGTCTGCCTGTGGTTTCTTGAGGGCTTTGGCCAATTGGTAAATCGCGAAGTCGTCATAGGCATACTCCAGAGTGCGGGCGGCGTTCTCGTTGATTTTGACGTCATACGGCACATAGCCCAGCTTCTTGTAATACTCGGCGCCTTTGCGGCCAATGGCTGAGATGGGACCTTCGTTGTTGGCTCCGTGTAAAAGTGCCTCATACAATTTCTCAATGTCATAGCCGCGCAGTCCTTTCACATAGGCGTCCGCCACCACTGAGGCCGAGTTGTTGCCCACCATGATATCGGCGTAGCCGGGGCTGGACCATTCAGGTAACCAGCCGCCCTCCAGAAAATCGTTGACCAGACCAGCCTGCATCTCTTGGTTGATGCTGGGGTACATGAGGTTCAGGAAAGGGTAGAGCGCCCGGAAGGTGTCCCAGAAACCGGTGCCGGCAAAGCGGTAGCCTTCGTGCACCTGGCCGGTGTAGGGGCTGTAGTGCACAATCTTGTTGGCAGCGTTCACCTCGTACATCTTGTGCGGGAAGAACAGCGTACGGTACAGGCAGGAGTAGAAGGTGCGCTGCTGTTCCTCAGTACCGCCTTCCACCTCAATCCGACTGAGGGCCTTGTTCCATAAGCTGCGGGCCTTCTCTTTAGTCTGTTCAAAATTGTCTTGGGCCAGTTCACGCTGCAGGTTCAATTCTGCCTGCTCAAAGCTGATGAACGACGAGGCCACTTGCAGATTCACCTTTTCGCCTTTGGCTGTTCTGAACCCGATGACCGCGCCAGAGTGGTTGGACGTCAGTTCAAGCGAATCCTTCACCAGCGTATTGCCTCTGAACGTGCGGGAAAACGTGAAGGCCTTGTCTACATAGATGACGAAGTAGTTCCGGAAGTTCTTCGGGTTGCTGCGGGCGGCGCGGGTGGTGTAACCCATGATTTTCTTTTGCCCCGGAAGCACCTTAATGTAAGAGCCTTTGTCCAGCGCGTCAATCACCAGAAAAGAACTGTCGGCTTTGGGGTAGGTGAACCGGAACTGGGCGGCGCGTTCCGTAGGCGTGAGTTCCGTGGTGACGTCATGGTCCGCCAAGTACACGCTGTAGTAGTAGGGCTTGGCGACCTCGGCTTTGTGCGAGAACCAGCTGGCGCGGCCGTCCTGGTCAAACTTCATTTTGCCGGTCACGGGCATGATGACAAACTGCCCATAGTCGTTCATCCAGGGGGAGGGCTGGTGGGTCTGCTTGAAGCCTCTGATTTTGTCGGCGGCGTAGGTGTAGGCCCAGCCGTTGCCCATGGTGCCGGTCTGCGGGGTCCAGAAGTTCATGCCCCACGGCACGGCGATGGCGGGGTATGTGTTGCCGTTGGAAAGGCTGGGTTTGGAGTCGGTGCCCATGAGCGGGTTGACCAGCTCTTCGGGGGCAAACGGGGCTTTTTTCTTTTGGCTTTGTGCAGATGAAACGGTGCAGGCCAGCGCCAGTAGGAGCAGGGGCAATCTGAGGAGACGGTTCATGCGTTTTTGGGCTATTTCCGGAAAAATAAGCGGAAAATGGGAGATTTCCATTTTTGATTTTAGCATGCTACTAGCTTGGTCTAATGCAGATGTTTCTCAACTGCTCTTGCCGTTGTTGGTGTTCTCACCAACGACTAAAACTGCTTTTCAAACTGACTTGCTAATTGCAACACATTGTGCACGCAGTTGGCTGTTCCTGAGAAGGTTCTTCCTTCCGGTGCCCTTATGCTGTATTGTTTCATTTTCGCCGCTAAGCGCTCGCGGCCGCGGGGCCCCGTCTTCCCGCCTCGCGCTGTACCAGCTTGCCTCTTCTGCGCAGCGCCATCCTCTGCTGATCAACCAATCCTGCCTTGCCCTAACCGCCGTCCTGCCAGAGGCGGCAACCTGCTTAGGCGACTCGTCAGAAAGACTGGATTGGGTGCTAGTAGCAAAGGCCTTTGCCAAACGCGGACTCCCCCCTTGAGGGGGGCGAAGGGGGGTGTTTGCAACAACAGATGAAATCAATCAACAATCCTCTCGTTTTTGATCTACTTTCCAGAAAACAGGCCAAAAATGGAAAAAGAAAAAGGCAGGAGAAGCTCCTGCCTTTTTCTTTTGGTATGTATTGAAGAGAATGAAAATATTATTTGGTGTGTGCTGCCAGAAAATCAATAAAGTCACCAACGGTCTGCAATGGAACATCATCCGGTATCTCTACTTGGAAGCGTTTTTCCAGGTCCCAGATAATTTCTACTACTTGTAAAGTGTCTAACCCTAAATCTTGGTAAAGGTGGGCGGTAGGTTTCAGTTTGTGGGCTGGAAGTTTTGTGCGTTTCTGGATGAGGTGCACCACCTGCTCTTGTAGAGGAGGCGCTAATAAGGTAATCATAACTGATTTGTAAGGGAATGAAAAGAAGGAAAGTGGAAAGAAGAAGGGAAAAAAACGGGCGCAAGATGCGCCCGCCTTTCTATATCATTCATTCAGGTGGTATTTATACAATGGCCACGTGACCGTGGTGTTCTTTTTGGGCTTCCAGCTCAGCGGTTTCGCGCTCAAGTTCTTCGGCGGTTTTGTCAATCAAGATAATCTCCTCCGTCTTATCCCAGCCAAACTTGGCCAGAATCCGGTCGAAGCCATAGTAGATGATAGGCACCACAATGAGGGTCAGGAACATGGACGAACTCAGACCGCCAATCAAGGCCCAAGCCAGGCCGTTTTTGGTCGCGGCTACGGATCCACCCGCCAGGGCAATGGGTAGCATACCAATCACCATGGCCAGGGTGGTCATCAAAATCGGACGGAAACGGATGCGCACGGCTTCCAGCAAGGCGCTCTTCACGTCATGGCCTTCTTTCTTCATCTGGTTGGTAAAGTCCACCACCATGATGGCGTTCTTGGTTACCAGACCAATCATCATGATAATACCCAGGATGGAGAAGATGCTCAAACTCTGCGCAGCCAAAGCCAGGGCCAGCAAGGCACCAATGATGGCGAGCGGAATAGAGAACAACACTACCAGCGGGTACACATAGGAGTCATACAGGGCCACCATGATCAGGTACACGAAGATGATGGACGCCAGCAAGGCAATCCCCAGCGTACCGAAACCTTCGCTCTGGTTTTTCAAGTCCCCGGCGTAGTCAACGGTCACGCCGTTCGGTATTTTAATCTCAGCCATTTTGGCCTGGATGTCAGCACCCACAGAACCAGACGGACGCCCGATTACCTGCGAGTTTACATTCAAGGACGTCACGCGGTTGGTACGCTCTAATTGTGATGGGCCGGTAGACTGCTTCACATCAGCGAACTGGCCTAAACGTACCACTTTGCCTTGGTTGTTGATGAAGGAAAGGTTCGCGATGTCGGTTACGTTGCGGCGGTCAAACTCGTCCAGACGGATGTTGATGTCATAGTCCTCGGTACCAGAGCGGAAGGTAGCGTCTGTGTTTCCGGAGAAAGCCATCTGCATACCAGCGCCCACGCTTTCCAGAGACATGCCTACGCTGGCCATCTTGTCGCGGTCCACAATTACTTCAATCTCGGGGTTACCGCCTTCCACAGACACTTCCACGTCTACGGTTCCTGATACGCCTTCTACCACCTTGGTAACGCGCTTAGAGAAGGCAATCAGGGTGTCCAAGTTAGAGCCTGACAGAACTATCTGAATAGGCGCCTGGGCGTTCCCTACCAAACCTACAGGTACCGGAGAAACCTCCACGTTAGGCAGTTTGCTTTCAATATCAGCTTTAGCCTGACGGCTGAATTGCTGGGTACTGAATAAACGGTCTTTCACATCTACCAAGGCTACAGACAGTTCAGCTTGATACGCCGAAGTCTGTCCTGCCTGCGAAGAAGCCGTAGTACCCACTGTGGTGAACACGCGTTTCACTTCAGGGATGGTGCGCAGGTATTCTTCTACTTGTTTAGTGGCGTAGTTGGTTTGCTCTACGGTGGAGTTCTTCGGTAATTCTAACTGCAAGCTCACCTCACCACGGTCACCCGCCGGAATGAACTCAGACCCGATGAACCCGAATGGCACCAGCATGAACGAGGCAATCAACAACAGGAACGTAACCCCCAGCGTGATGAACTTGTGATTGAATGCCCACTTCAAGGTATTGGTGAAGCCTTCAATGATGTTGTCCAGTTGACGCTCAAACCAAAGGATAAACCGCCCGAACATGTTCTTATCAGACACGTGCTCCAGTTTAGAGAAACGGCTGGCCAGCAAGGGAATCAAAGTGAAAGCCACGAACAAGGAGATCATGGTCGCAATAGAAACCACCACCGCAAACTGGCGCAAGATGTCAGATACCAGACCGGTAGACAAGGCAATAGGAACGAACACCACCACAATTACCAGGGTGATGGACGTAACGGTCGCCATGATTTCTTTGATACCGTCATACGCTGACTGCGCTGGACTTTTGCCCATCTCCATGTGCCGGTAAATGTTCTCAATCACCACAATGGCGTCATCCACCAGAATGCCTACCACCAATGAGAGGGCCAATAGTGACATCAAGTTCAGGGAGTAACCCAGCAAGAACATGGCAATGAAAGTAGCCACCAACGAGGCCGGGATGGACACCATCACAATCACTGCGTTCCGGAGGGAGTGCAGAAATAATAACATTACCACGGCCACTAGAATAATGGCAATGATCAAGTCATGGATCACCGAGTCAGCGGCTTCTAGGGTAAAGTTGGAGCTGTCTGAGGCGATGTTAAATTTAAGGCCTTCCTTGGCATAGATTTTCTCCAGGTTGGCCAAAGCAGCCTTGGTCTGGGCACTCACCTCCACGGCGTTCGCATCTGACTGCTTCTGGATGGTAATCCCCACCGATGCTTTGGAGTTGATACGGCTCAACACGTCCACGTCTTTCTGGGTATCCTGCACCTCGGCTAGGTCAGAGAGACGTACGGTACCGTTCTGGTCAGATTTAATGACCAGGTTGCGCAGTTGGTCCAGGTTCTGGTACTTACCCGCCAAACGTAGCTGGGTCTGGCCGTTCTCGTTCTTGATTCTACCCGTTGGGAAGTCCAGGTTAGAGTTCTTGATGCGTTGTTGTACCTGCAAGATAGAGATGCCATAGGCTTCCAATCTGTCAGCCTTGATGTTGACTTTAATCTCACGCTCAGCCCCACCCAAAACTTTAATCTGGGCCATGCCCGGCACGCGGGAAAGCTCTGGCTTAATCTTGTTGTCAATCAGATCGAAGAACTCGGTGGCGGGCATGTTGGCGGTGGCCCCCATCTTGATGATAGGCAGGTCGTCAAAGTCAAACTTGTTCAACGTAGGCGGGTCAGCGTCTTCTGGCAGACGGGCCAGAATGGCGTTGATTTTCCGCTGGGCGTCCTGCAAACTCAAGTCTACGTTGGTGCCCTGGTTCAATTGAATGGTGATGATGGAGAAACTCTCCAGGGAGGTTCCTTT contains the following coding sequences:
- the mgrA gene encoding L-glyceraldehyde 3-phosphate reductase, producing MAYTPSPTRYSAMEYRRCGTSGLQLPALSLGLWHNFGHVDVLENSRQILHDAFDAGVTHFDLANNYGPPPGSAEENFGKILHEDFRGYRDELIISTKAGYRMWDGPYGEWGSRKYLISSLDQSLKRMQLNYVDIFYSHRPDPNTPLEETMGALDSIVRQGKALYVGISNYETPEATRAIEILKELGTPCLIHQPKYSMFVRWVEESLLDLLEQQGVGCIPFSPLAQGLLTNKYLKGIPENSRAAKPHGFLQEEEITPERVQQINRLNEIAQSRGQSLAQMALAWLLKDPRVTSVLIGASTPAQLADSLKCMQNTKFSSDELSQIEAILENK
- a CDS encoding basic secretory protein-like protein, translating into MHHQATAQTTTIKKGKYTLTFVNQDPTFEPTIQDKLVNAFFKVYPKEAKRFNKNTVKHVTLTIDTVYAGVAYAHDGKITIASAWLHKRPGDIDVITHEAMHLVQAYPPNSGPGWLTEGIADYVRHAYGVDNASANWSLPELTDKHHYTNSYRITARFLLWAEKKINKKLVDTLDAHMRNQNYTPEVWQALTGKTVDELWEAYKANPAI
- a CDS encoding GH92 family glycosyl hydrolase — translated: MNRLLRLPLLLLALACTVSSAQSQKKKAPFAPEELVNPLMGTDSKPSLSNGNTYPAIAVPWGMNFWTPQTGTMGNGWAYTYAADKIRGFKQTHQPSPWMNDYGQFVIMPVTGKMKFDQDGRASWFSHKAEVAKPYYYSVYLADHDVTTELTPTERAAQFRFTYPKADSSFLVIDALDKGSYIKVLPGQKKIMGYTTRAARSNPKNFRNYFVIYVDKAFTFSRTFRGNTLVKDSLELTSNHSGAVIGFRTAKGEKVNLQVASSFISFEQAELNLQRELAQDNFEQTKEKARSLWNKALSRIEVEGGTEEQQRTFYSCLYRTLFFPHKMYEVNAANKIVHYSPYTGQVHEGYRFAGTGFWDTFRALYPFLNLMYPSINQEMQAGLVNDFLEGGWLPEWSSPGYADIMVGNNSASVVADAYVKGLRGYDIEKLYEALLHGANNEGPISAIGRKGAEYYKKLGYVPYDVKINENAARTLEYAYDDFAIYQLAKALKKPQADIDLYAKRSQNYRHLFDPSTGLMRGKNQDGTFQSPFNPFKWGDAFTEGNSWHYSWSVFHDVQGLVNLMGGKENFVKKLDSVFTLPPVFDESYYGSVIHEIKEMQIANMGQYAHGNQPIQHMIYLYNFAGAPWKTQYWTRETMNRMYKPTPDGYCGDEDNGQTSAWYVFSAMGFYPVCPGTTQYVLGAPLFQKMTLTLENGKKVEIEAPKNSDQNRYVQELKVNGKSYDKNWVDHFDLMKGGRLKFDMTDKPNTNRGTQESAFPYSFSPKQ
- a CDS encoding acyl carrier protein produces the protein MITLLAPPLQEQVVHLIQKRTKLPAHKLKPTAHLYQDLGLDTLQVVEIIWDLEKRFQVEIPDDVPLQTVGDFIDFLAAHTK
- a CDS encoding efflux RND transporter permease subunit, with product MNITKLSIQRSTLVVVVFTVLTLLGVVSYNSLNYELLPKFSPPVLTITTLYPGASPNEVENSVTKEIEDALSALENVKEMKGTSLESFSIITIQLNQGTNVDLSLQDAQRKINAILARLPEDADPPTLNKFDFDDLPIIKMGATANMPATEFFDLIDNKIKPELSRVPGMAQIKVLGGAEREIKVNIKADRLEAYGISILQVQQRIKNSNLDFPTGRIKNENGQTQLRLAGKYQNLDQLRNLVIKSDQNGTVRLSDLAEVQDTQKDVDVLSRINSKASVGITIQKQSDANAVEVSAQTKAALANLEKIYAKEGLKFNIASDSSNFTLEAADSVIHDLIIAIILVAVVMLLFLHSLRNAVIVMVSIPASLVATFIAMFLLGYSLNLMSLLALSLVVGILVDDAIVVIENIYRHMEMGKSPAQSAYDGIKEIMATVTSITLVIVVVFVPIALSTGLVSDILRQFAVVVSIATMISLFVAFTLIPLLASRFSKLEHVSDKNMFGRFILWFERQLDNIIEGFTNTLKWAFNHKFITLGVTFLLLIASFMLVPFGFIGSEFIPAGDRGEVSLQLELPKNSTVEQTNYATKQVEEYLRTIPEVKRVFTTVGTTASSQAGQTSAYQAELSVALVDVKDRLFSTQQFSRQAKADIESKLPNVEVSPVPVGLVGNAQAPIQIVLSGSNLDTLIAFSKRVTKVVEGVSGTVDVEVSVEGGNPEIEVIVDRDKMASVGMSLESVGAGMQMAFSGNTDATFRSGTEDYDINIRLDEFDRRNVTDIANLSFINNQGKVVRLGQFADVKQSTGPSQLERTNRVTSLNVNSQVIGRPSGSVGADIQAKMAEIKIPNGVTVDYAGDLKNQSEGFGTLGIALLASIIFVYLIMVALYDSYVYPLVVLFSIPLAIIGALLALALAAQSLSIFSILGIIMMIGLVTKNAIMVVDFTNQMKKEGHDVKSALLEAVRIRFRPILMTTLAMVIGMLPIALAGGSVAATKNGLAWALIGGLSSSMFLTLIVVPIIYYGFDRILAKFGWDKTEEIILIDKTAEELERETAELEAQKEHHGHVAIV